A genomic stretch from Arachis stenosperma cultivar V10309 chromosome 3, arast.V10309.gnm1.PFL2, whole genome shotgun sequence includes:
- the LOC130966434 gene encoding lysine-specific demethylase JMJ28-like, translating to MGKKSAAATGEEEDVPPDNLRCGRTDGRQWRCRRRVKDNLKLCEVHYLQGRHRQYKEKVPESLKLQRNKRKSHSPPPSPPSSPANNVEIRARKDSKIALLAKKKRKLSDGTSEALVVQKKNKNKKRKNKNKGLRSGDDKHLELIRMVLTREVEKRKKRNKKNDDDEEDEECSEGGELRRELPNGVMAISTASTANGFNGNVGSHFDVKVAADSNSKAFAVTPRYFRSKNVDRVPVGRLQVVQYGQGLKKKGKGKKKRCHWCQKSNSQNLIKCSSCNKEFFCMDCIKQRYFGTENEVKKACPVCRGTCTCKDCLASQYKDSESKEHSADKSRVGRILHLHYLLCMLLPVLKQISEYQDTQLETEARIKGIEASDIHIRQVEFGFNEKNFCNHCKTPILDLNRSCPSCLYSLCLNCFQELSQGSISGESMLKLPIKTKTCAAREKENADEKAISSCNITHCNGIDNVSFPSTELGGCGHSHRDLRYIFPSSLIKEMELKAEEIVCSYELPETPDKSSKCSMCSDTDHKTKRHKQLQEAALRGDSNDNCLFNPTVSDINGDNFEHFQKHWGKGHPVVVQDVLRKTSNLSWDPLIMFCSYLERSITRYESDKDLLESCLDWCEVEINIRQSFSGSLKCRPCENTCHEMLKLKGLLSSQLFKEQFPGHFSEVIDALPIQEYMNPMSGLLNLAASLPLQSTKHDIGPYVHISYGCADKEADSVTKLCYDSYDVVNIMAHTTDVPLSTEQLSKIRRLLKKHKALCRRDSSKITAEQQQEEKVKETLPPHVEEVEQKGSQRVAKEVDFLRRVNRTSFVSTHTEKATTGSIENSFSQDRECDLSDSDSEPTVLHGLSTGRNPRNLFESSKDKNKFSAEHSGAQWDVFRRQDVPKLMEYLIRHCDEFTHNYDNDKVMVHPILDQSIFLDKNHKIRLKEEFQVEPWTFKQHVGEAVVIPAGCPYQIRNPKCCVHVVLEFVSPENVSECIQLIDEVRLLPADHKAKVETLQVKKMVLHSMNTAIKEMHELTNKPAKT from the exons ATGGGAAAAAAATCAGCTGCGGCCACCGGGGAGGAGGAGGATGTTCCGCCGGACAACCTGAGGTGCGGGAGGACGGACGGGCGGCAATGGCGGTGCCGGCGGAGAGTGAAGGATAATCTGAAGCTGTGCGAGGTTCACTACCTTCAAGGTCGCCATCGCCAGTACAAGGAGAAGGTCCCTGAGTCCCTCAAGCTTCAGAGGAATAAGCGTAAGAGCCACTCTCCTCCTCCTTCCCCTCCTTCCTCTCCTGCCAACAATGTCGAAATTAGGGCACGCAAGGACTCCAAGATTGCTCTTCTCGCCAAAAAGAAGCGCAAGCTTTCCGATGGTACTTCAGAGGCATTGGTCGttcagaagaagaataagaacaagaaaaggaaaaacaaaaacaagggGTTGCGGAGTGGTGATGATAAGCATTTGGAGCTTATAAGGATGGTCTTGACGAGAGAGGTtgagaaaaggaagaagaggaacAAGAAGAATGAcgatgatgaagaagatgaagagtgCAGCGAAGGAGGAGAGTTGCGGAGAGAATTGCCGAATGGAGTGATGGCTATCTCTACAGCTTCAACCGCCAATGGTTTCAATGGCAATGTGGGTTCCCATTTTGATGTAAAAGTGGCTGCTGATTCTAATTCCAAAGCGTTCGCCGTCACGCCGCGTTACTTCAGGTCCAAGAATGTTGATAGAGTCCCTGTTGGCAGGTTGCAG GTTGTGCAGTATGGACAGGgcttgaagaagaagggaaAGGGTAAGAAGAAGAGGTGTCATTGGTGCCAGAAGAGTAATTCTCAGAATCTTATCAAGTGTTCTAGCTGTAACAAGGAGTTCTTCTGCATGGATTGCATAAAACAGCG GTATTTTGGCACTGAGAATGAAGTTAAGAAGGCATGCCCTGTTTGTAGAGGAACTTGCACTTGTAAGGACTGTCTGGCAAGTCAATATAAAGACAGTGAAAGTAAG GAACATTCGGCTGATAAAAGCAGAGTTGGTAGAATATTGCATTTACATTACCTACTCTGTATGCTCCTTCCAGTACTGAAACAAATAAGTGAATATCAGGATACTCAGCTAGAAACTGAAGCAAGAATTAAAG GGATAGAAGCTTCTGATATTCACATCAGGCAGGTTGAATTTGGCTTCAATGAGAAAAATTTCTG CAATCACTGCAAAACTCCCATTTTGGATCTCAATAGAAGCTGCCCTAGTTGCTTATATAGCCTTTgcttaaattgttttcaagaaTTAAGTCAGGGAAGCATTTCTGGAGAATCAATGTTGAAGCTACCGATTAAAACAAAAACTTGCGCTGCCCGTGAGAAAGAAAATGCGGATGAGAAGGCCATTTCTAGTTGCAATATAACTCATTGTAATGGCATTGACAATGTATCATTTCCATCTACAGAACTTGGTGGTTGTGGTCATAGCCACCGTGATTTGAGATATATTTTTCCCTCTAGTTTGATCAAAGAGATGGAACTAAAGGCAGAAGAAATTGTTTGCAGTTATGAATTGCCAGAAACACCAGACAAAAGTTCAAAATGCTCAATGTGTTCTGACACAGATCACAAAACTAAAAGACATAAGCAGTTGCAAGAAGCAGCTTTAAGAGGGGATTCAAATGATAATTGCTTGTTTAACCCCACAGTTTCGGACATCAATGGTGATAATTTTGAACACTTTCAAAAACACTGGGGAAAAGGCCATCCCGTAGTGGTGCAAGATGTTCTTCGAAAGACATCAAACCTCAGCTGGGATCCACTGATCATGTTCTGTAGTTATCTTGAGCGGAGCATTACAAGATACGAGAGTGATAAGGACTTACTTGAATCTTGTTTGGATTGGTGTGAG GTGGAAATTAACATTAGGCAGTCTTTTAGCGGGTCTCTCAAATGTCGTCCTTGCGAAAACACTTGCCATGAGATGCTGAAATTAAAGGGGTTGTTGTCTTCCCAACTTTTCAAAGAGCAATTTCCAGGTCATTTTTCTGAAGTAATTGATGCTCTACCAATTCAAGAATACATGAATCCTATGTCTGGTCTTCTGAATTTGGCAGCAAGTTTGCCACTTCAGAGTACTAAACATGACATTGGACCATACGTGCATATTTCATATGGCTGTGCCGACAAGGAAGCTGATTCTGTGACTAAACTCTGCTATGATTCATATGATGtg GTTAATATTATGGCACATACCACGGATGTTCCCCTATCTACAGAGCAGCTTTCAAAAATTCGACGACTACTGAAAAAGCATAAAGCTTTGTGTCGAAGGGATTCTTCTAAAATTACTGCTGAACAACAACAGGAAGAGAAAGTAAAAGAAACGTTACCACCACATGTTGAAGAAGTGGAACAAAAAGGTTCACAGCGAGTGGCCAAAGAAGTTGACTTTTTAAGGAGAGTCAATAGAACATCCTTTGTCTCAACTCACACTGAAAAAGCAACTACTGGAAGTATAGAGAACAGCTTTTCCCAGGATAGAGAATGTGATTTATCTGATTCCGATTCGGAACCCACAGTTCTCCATGGGTTGTCTACAGGCCGTAATCCAAGAAATCTGTTTGAAAGCTCGAAAGATAAAAATAAGTTTTCTGCTGAGCATTCTGGGGCCCAATGGGATGTATTTCGCAGACAAGACGTTCCAAAGCTCATGGAATACCTTATAAGACATTGTGATGAATTTACTCATAACTATGACAATGACAAAGTG ATGGTTCATCCAATTCTAGATCAGAGCATTTTTCTTgacaaaaatcacaaaataaggcttaaagaGGAGTTTC AGGTTGAACCATGGACATTCAAGCAACATGTTGGAGAAGCCGTTGTCATTCCCGCTGGATGTCCATACCAGATCAGAAATCCTAAG TGTTGCGTTCATGTGGTGTTGGAATTTGTGTCACCGGAAAATGTCTCCGAGTGTATCCAGCTGATTGATGAGGTCCGACTGCTGCCGGCAGACCATAAAGCCAAAGTAGAaactttgcag GTAAAGAAAATGGTGCTTCATAGCATGAATACAGCAATTAAGGAAATGCATGAGCTTACAAACAAGCCAGCCAAAACATGA
- the LOC130967794 gene encoding uncharacterized protein LOC130967794, giving the protein MLANIRRVAQSILRVHRNRYQGVSRNGAFVSAGPNINRCRVYVQNKFPSEACTSCLWHGTRGNFHKGCSFSSFAVTSTSNAAAYNSQIAWKAWKFLYKKYYSNGHNTLTSIHMIAQAVSLTFARYYLLVPSIFVLTWGELALARQRNSPHAKRYPSQNALYMHAQDGYNYVLVFAAAIVEGLILLVRAIYLAMLFTPSILMAPVADYFGPEFRKVWLRVVHRTLEKAGPAFIKWGQWAATRPDLFPRDLCMKLSELHTKAPEHSFYYTKKTIERAFGRKISEIFENFEEVPVASGSIAQVHRALLRSTYPGQKAKSQVVAVKVRHPGVGESIRRDFAIINLMAKSSRFIPALNWLRLDESVQQFAVFMLSQVDLAREAAHLSRFIYNFRKWKDVSFPKPVYPLVHPAVLVESYENGESVSYYVDELQGHERIKSALAHIGTHALLKMLLVDNFIHADMHPGNILVRLSQSKRRNRLFKSKPHVVFLDVGMTAELSGSDRVNLLEFFKAVARRDGRTAAECTLRLSQKQNCPNPKAFIEEVEEAFTFWGTPEGDLVHPAECIEQLLEKVRRHRVNVDGNVCTVMVTTLVLEGWQRKLDPGYDVMQTLQTLLLRADWAKSLSYTIDGLMAP; this is encoded by the exons ATGCTTGCAAATATAAGGAGAGTTGCCCAGTCTATTCTTCGTGTTCATAGAAACAGGTATCAGGGAGTGAGTAGAAATGGGGCTTTTGTCTCAGCAGGACCTAATATCAATCGATGCAGGGTGTATGTGCAAAATAAGTTTCCCAGTGAAGCTTGTACTTCATGCTTATGGCATGGAACTAGGGGGAACTTTCACAAAGGGTGTTCTTTCAGCAGCTTTGCTGTAACCTCAACAAGTAATGCAGCAGCATATAATTCTCAAATAGCTTGGAAGGCTTGgaaatttttgtataaaaagTATTATTCCAATGGCCACAACACATTAACCTCAATACATATGATTGCTCAGGCAGTGAGCCTCACTTTTGCTCGTTACTATTTGTTGGTCCCTAGTATCTTTGTACTAACTTGGGGAGAACTAGCATTGGCTCGGCAAAGAAATTCGCCACATGCAAAACGTTACCCGTCACAGAATGCTTTGTATATGCATGCACAGGATGGGTACAACTACGTGTTAGTTTTTGCAGCCGCTATAGTAGAAGGCCTCATTTTGTTAGTGAGAGCTATCTATCTAGCAATGTTATTCACTCCAAGTATACTGATGGCACCGGTTGCAGATTATTTTGGACCAGAGTTTAGGAAAGTGTGGCTCCGGGTAGTTCATCGTACATTAGAAAAAGCAGGCCCGGCATTCATAAAATGGGGTCAATGGGCTGCTACACGACCTGATCTCTTTCCTCGGGATTTATGTATGAAACTTTCTGAACTTCATACTAAAGCTCCCGAACATAGTTTTTACTACACAAAGAAAACTATAGAGAGAGCTTTTGGGCGAAAGATatctgaaatttttgaaaactttgaaGAAGTTCCTGTAGCATCTGGTAGTATTGCTCAAGTGCATCGTGCTCTTTTAAGATCTACTTACCCTGGTCAGAAGGCAAAGAGCCAGGTGGTTGCAGTGAAGGTTAGACATCCTGGTGTGGGAGAATCTATTAGAAGAGATTTTGCAATTATCAATTTGATGGCAAAATCTTCAAGGTTTATTCCTGCTCTCAATTGGTTAAGATTGGATGAAAGTGTTCAACAGTTTGCAGTTTTCATGTTGTCTCAAGTTGACCTTGCAAGGGAAGCTGCTCATTTGAGCCGTTTTATCTACAACTTCCGTAAATGGAAGGATGTCTCTTTTCCTAAGCCTGTCTATCCACTTGTGCATCCTGCAGTCTTGGTGGAAAGCTATGAAAATGGGGAAAGTGTGTCATATTATGTTGATGAACTTCAAGGACATGAGAGGATCAAAAGTGCTCTTGCTCATATTGGGACTCATGCACTTTTGAAGATGTTACTG GTGGATAACTTCATTCACGCAGACATGCATCCCGGAAATATCCTTGTTCGACTCTCTCAAAGCAAGCGCCGGAATCGGCTCTTCAAATCAAAGCCTCATGTGGTTTTCCTTGATGTAGGCATGACTGCTGAACTCTCTGGTAGTGACCGGGTAAATCTATTGGAATTTTTCAAAGCTGTTGCCCGCCGAGATGGTCGGACAGCTGCAGAGTGCACACTCAGATTATCACAAAAACAGAACTGCCCAAATCCAAAGGCTTTCATTGAG GAAGTGGAAGAGGCATTTACCTTTTGGGGCACTCCGGAAGGTGACCTGGTTCATCCTGCAGAGTGCATAGAGCAATTACTGGAGAAAGTCAGGCGTCATAGAGTTAATGTAGATGGCAATGTTTGTACTGTCATGGTGACAACCCTGGTTCTCGAG GGTTGGCAGCGTAAGCTTGATCCTGGGTATGATGTGATGCAGACGCTGCAGACATTGCTGCTCAGAGCTGATTGGGCAAAGTCTCTTTCTTACACAATTGATGGGCTTATGGCCCCCTAA